One genomic region from Thermomicrobiales bacterium encodes:
- a CDS encoding MFS transporter, giving the protein MRAYWQKVVDCGRDIHLFLGFALLSFIGIGVFTLIFNLYLVQLGYDEGFIGAVNGIYTLSMGITCLLIGFLINRFGNWICLTLGTIEFAISMVVLATVTSESALLILAAMNGIGSAFIMTGQMPFVIEWTPRQHTALMAALSSAISSGSIMLGSLVGGLLPSGVGALTDSAASSAEAYRWTLIIGAGLTAISIAPLLVMGTARQERHHEDFRVSHAQLLSHRVRRQARRDVGSLMLLGLFLALGVGAVEPFYNVLLTNMGTPAGTIGLIFALSGLAATVLSVAGPALAARIGYVSAQIWTRVFFIPVHLALIPFPTAWLVSLGYAGRKDLRLSRGRWSPAHAGGLLPPQARAHAFGLRSASWNIGYAIAAFISGQIIARTGSYTPAYLSLSVFCILSVAVYVIAFGGRLPDDGTPATGTANPPAIEPLSTD; this is encoded by the coding sequence ATGCGCGCCTACTGGCAAAAGGTCGTGGACTGTGGGCGCGATATTCATCTGTTCCTGGGGTTTGCTCTCCTGTCGTTCATCGGCATCGGCGTCTTCACCCTCATCTTCAACCTCTATCTCGTGCAGCTCGGCTACGACGAAGGCTTCATCGGTGCGGTCAACGGCATCTATACGCTCTCGATGGGCATCACCTGCCTGCTGATTGGGTTCCTGATCAATCGCTTCGGCAACTGGATCTGTCTCACGCTTGGCACAATTGAATTCGCGATCAGCATGGTCGTGCTGGCAACAGTCACATCGGAGTCGGCACTGCTTATTCTCGCGGCAATGAATGGCATCGGCAGCGCGTTCATCATGACCGGCCAGATGCCGTTCGTCATCGAATGGACTCCGAGGCAGCACACGGCGCTGATGGCAGCCCTCTCATCCGCGATCAGTTCCGGCTCGATCATGCTCGGGAGCCTGGTCGGCGGACTGTTGCCATCCGGCGTTGGTGCACTGACCGATAGCGCCGCCAGCTCGGCCGAGGCATATCGTTGGACGCTGATTATCGGCGCCGGTCTGACGGCGATCAGCATCGCTCCGCTGCTGGTCATGGGTACCGCGCGCCAGGAACGACATCACGAAGACTTTCGCGTCTCGCACGCACAGCTCCTGTCACACCGAGTCCGCCGCCAGGCTCGCCGCGATGTCGGCTCATTGATGCTGCTCGGCCTGTTCCTCGCGCTCGGCGTCGGGGCAGTCGAGCCGTTTTACAACGTCCTGCTGACCAACATGGGGACACCGGCCGGGACCATCGGCCTCATCTTCGCGCTCTCGGGTCTCGCGGCGACGGTTCTGTCGGTCGCCGGACCAGCGCTCGCAGCGCGCATCGGTTACGTTTCGGCACAGATCTGGACGCGCGTATTCTTCATTCCGGTTCACCTTGCGCTGATACCGTTCCCAACAGCCTGGCTGGTCTCACTCGGTTACGCCGGTCGCAAAGATCTCCGGCTGTCTCGTGGCCGCTGGAGTCCGGCTCACGCTGGTGGTCTGCTGCCGCCACAAGCCCGCGCGCATGCATTCGGCTTGCGTTCAGCATCGTGGAATATCGGCTACGCGATTGCGGCGTTCATCTCCGGGCAGATCATCGCGCGGACGGGCAGCTATACTCCGGCATACCTGTCACTCAGCGTGTTCTGCATCCTGTCAGTCGCGGTCTACGTCATCGCGTTCGGCGGCCGACTGCCTGATGACGGCACA
- a CDS encoding transketolase — protein MTAVSTDLSALAQQLRVDSVRTSTAAGSGHPSSALSAADIMAVLMTKYLKYNFDQPDNPGNDHLIFSKGHASSLLYAMYRAAGAISDDEMMTYRQLGSPFQGHPTPVLPWVDVATGSLGQGLPIAVGVAMAAKYLDKLPYRVWVLCGDSEFAEGSIAEGMDKANYYKLGNLIGILDMNRLGQRGETEYGWDGDEYAARARAFGWHPIEIDGHDFDDIKRGFDLALAHQETNEQPVLIVARTVKGKGISWMANENGWHGKPVPKDKLDETIAELGGKTDLTFDVPEAPAVSAQTPGSTSAADASATYDLGESVATRKAYGDGLKAVGGERSDVVVLDAEVSNSTMSEVFKNAYPERFFEMFIAEQQMVASAVGIGVRGYVPFASTFGAFMSRAYDFIRMAAISQANIKLCGSHAGVSIGEDGPSQMALEDIAMMRAVHGSVVLYPSDANQTVALVRQMADHTGIAYLRTTRAATPVIYGADETFAIGGSRVVRESDDDKVTIVAAGITLHEAIKATDALAEDGVNVRLVDLYSVKPVDVDTLRAALEATEGRLVVVEDHWPQGGIGSAVLEALATSSNSFTVQMKHLAPRGLPGSATPEQLLDWAGISASHIADAVRGLLG, from the coding sequence ATGACGGCAGTTTCCACAGACCTGTCGGCGCTCGCGCAACAACTTCGCGTCGATAGCGTCCGCACCAGTACCGCCGCTGGGTCAGGACACCCCAGCTCGGCGCTCTCAGCCGCCGACATCATGGCGGTCCTCATGACAAAGTATCTGAAATACAACTTCGACCAGCCCGACAACCCCGGCAACGACCACCTGATCTTCTCGAAGGGCCACGCATCATCACTGCTTTATGCGATGTATCGGGCCGCCGGAGCGATCTCCGACGATGAGATGATGACCTATCGGCAGCTCGGCAGCCCATTCCAGGGCCATCCAACGCCGGTTCTGCCGTGGGTTGACGTTGCCACCGGATCGCTCGGCCAGGGACTGCCGATTGCGGTCGGCGTCGCGATGGCTGCCAAGTATCTCGACAAGCTGCCCTACCGCGTCTGGGTGCTGTGCGGCGACTCCGAGTTCGCCGAGGGCTCGATCGCCGAGGGCATGGACAAAGCCAACTACTACAAGCTGGGCAACCTGATCGGCATCCTCGACATGAACCGGCTTGGCCAACGCGGTGAGACGGAGTACGGCTGGGACGGCGATGAGTACGCCGCGCGCGCCCGCGCATTCGGCTGGCACCCGATCGAGATCGATGGCCACGACTTCGACGACATCAAGCGCGGATTCGATCTCGCGCTCGCCCATCAGGAAACGAACGAACAGCCTGTCCTGATCGTCGCCCGCACCGTCAAGGGCAAGGGCATCTCATGGATGGCCAACGAAAACGGCTGGCACGGCAAGCCGGTGCCGAAGGACAAACTCGACGAGACGATCGCTGAGCTGGGCGGCAAGACCGACCTGACGTTCGACGTCCCTGAGGCCCCGGCGGTCTCTGCGCAGACACCGGGGTCGACGAGCGCAGCTGATGCGTCAGCGACCTACGACCTCGGTGAGTCGGTCGCTACGCGCAAGGCTTACGGCGACGGCCTCAAGGCGGTCGGTGGAGAGCGCTCGGACGTTGTTGTACTGGACGCCGAAGTCTCCAACTCGACGATGTCGGAGGTGTTCAAGAACGCCTACCCGGAGCGCTTCTTCGAGATGTTCATCGCCGAGCAGCAGATGGTCGCCAGCGCGGTCGGCATCGGCGTCCGTGGCTACGTGCCGTTCGCCTCCACCTTCGGCGCGTTCATGAGCCGCGCCTACGACTTCATCCGCATGGCCGCGATCTCGCAGGCCAACATCAAGCTGTGCGGCTCACACGCCGGAGTCTCGATCGGCGAGGACGGGCCGTCTCAGATGGCGCTGGAGGACATCGCGATGATGCGCGCCGTGCACGGCAGCGTGGTGCTGTATCCATCAGACGCGAACCAGACGGTCGCACTCGTCCGCCAGATGGCGGACCACACCGGCATCGCCTACCTGCGGACGACACGCGCCGCAACACCGGTGATTTACGGTGCCGACGAAACGTTCGCCATCGGCGGCAGCCGCGTCGTGCGGGAGTCGGACGACGACAAGGTCACGATCGTCGCTGCCGGCATTACGCTGCACGAGGCGATCAAGGCGACAGACGCGCTGGCCGAGGACGGCGTCAATGTCCGGCTGGTTGATCTGTATTCAGTCAAGCCGGTCGATGTCGACACGTTGCGGGCCGCACTCGAGGCGACCGAAGGCCGACTGGTTGTTGTCGAGGATCACTGGCCGCAGGGCGGAATCGGCTCTGCTGTCCTTGAGGCGCTGGCAACCAGTAGCAACTCGTTCACGGTGCAGATGAAGCATCTCGCGCCGAGGGGCCTGCCCGGCTCCGCGACGCCAGAACAGCTGCTGGACTGGGCCGGCATCTCCGCCAGCCACATTGCCGATGCAGTCCGCGGCCTGCTCGGATAG
- the guaB gene encoding IMP dehydrogenase gives MHIRSEPALTFDDVLLVPKRSGIRSRRAVSTTTQLTKRISLVLPIVSSNMDTVTEARMAIALAKIGGIGIIHRFMTPERQAAEIEQVKRSEGYVVVEPQRITPDATISAARRMLAEYNIGGLIVSGPADEILGVVTARDLLFEEQSDLPVTAVMTPRDRLVTGSPMSSLDDARKALRSARIEKLPLVDEQGRLHGLVTAQDIRKLDDQPDATKDELGRLRVGAAIGVRPTDIERAALCVEAGADVLVVDIAHGHSDAALDMVTALKKRFPDVDVVGGNVASGDGVRDMVAAGADAVKIGVGAGSICITRIATGFGVPQLTAVAECGDVGRELNVPIIADGGIRTSGDITKALAAGASTVMLGSLLAGTDEAPGAPVVRRGRRYKIVRGMASLTANVDRQRVERGDEVDDTDWLEVVPEGVEAIVPARGPVADVVYQLVGGLRSGLSYAGAATIPELWERAEFVQITAAGVTESGAHDVEVS, from the coding sequence ATGCACATTCGTAGCGAACCAGCTTTGACCTTTGATGATGTTCTGCTTGTTCCGAAGCGGTCGGGAATCCGGTCGCGTCGGGCGGTCTCGACAACGACGCAGCTCACAAAGCGCATCAGCCTCGTACTGCCGATCGTGTCATCTAATATGGACACCGTCACGGAAGCGCGGATGGCGATTGCGCTGGCCAAGATCGGCGGCATCGGCATCATCCACCGCTTCATGACGCCGGAACGTCAGGCCGCAGAGATCGAACAGGTGAAGCGGTCCGAGGGATACGTCGTTGTCGAGCCTCAGCGCATTACCCCCGACGCCACAATCTCGGCTGCTCGACGGATGCTCGCCGAGTACAACATCGGCGGGTTGATCGTCTCCGGGCCGGCTGACGAAATCCTCGGCGTCGTGACCGCACGCGATCTCCTCTTTGAGGAGCAGTCCGATCTGCCCGTTACCGCAGTGATGACACCGCGCGATCGACTCGTTACGGGATCTCCGATGTCATCGCTCGATGACGCGCGCAAGGCTCTGCGCTCCGCCCGTATTGAGAAGCTGCCGCTTGTTGATGAACAGGGCCGGTTGCACGGCCTGGTCACGGCGCAGGACATTCGTAAGCTCGACGATCAGCCGGATGCGACCAAGGACGAGCTGGGTCGCTTACGCGTCGGCGCAGCGATTGGCGTGCGTCCGACGGATATTGAGCGTGCGGCATTGTGTGTCGAGGCCGGTGCTGACGTGCTGGTGGTCGATATTGCCCACGGGCACTCCGATGCGGCACTCGACATGGTGACTGCGCTGAAGAAGCGTTTCCCTGATGTTGATGTCGTGGGCGGAAACGTGGCGAGTGGTGACGGCGTGCGCGACATGGTTGCAGCCGGGGCCGACGCCGTAAAGATCGGCGTCGGTGCCGGCTCGATCTGCATCACGCGCATCGCGACCGGATTTGGCGTGCCGCAGCTCACCGCTGTCGCCGAGTGCGGCGACGTCGGTCGTGAGTTGAACGTGCCGATCATTGCCGATGGTGGTATTCGTACCTCCGGCGACATCACCAAAGCGTTGGCTGCGGGGGCAAGCACGGTCATGCTCGGTAGCCTGCTGGCTGGCACCGACGAGGCCCCCGGGGCGCCGGTTGTCCGCCGGGGAAGGCGCTACAAGATCGTGCGCGGCATGGCTTCGCTGACCGCCAACGTCGATCGACAGCGGGTCGAGCGCGGCGACGAGGTCGACGACACCGACTGGCTCGAGGTTGTGCCGGAGGGCGTTGAAGCGATCGTGCCGGCGCGTGGCCCGGTGGCCGATGTCGTCTATCAGCTCGTTGGTGGCCTGCGCTCCGGCCTTAGTTACGCAGGCGCGGCAACGATTCCGGAACTCTGGGAGCGTGCCGAGTTTGTACAGATCACCGCAGCCGGTGTCACCGAGAGCGGCGCGCACGATGTCGAGGTATCGTAG
- a CDS encoding gamma-glutamylcyclotransferase has protein sequence MAHYFAYCTLLDRDEMGKFCPTATPGETGSVSGWRVTFAAHNLGGSNGGCHLIEAADHTIYGLLYELDDATLAQLDSISGVDQGMYKQIPVQVTTSSGESVSAITYLIPNSQGDFQPSANYVRPILKGATNCDLPAEYQAEITALVERSVAR, from the coding sequence ATGGCGCACTATTTCGCGTACTGCACATTGCTGGATCGCGACGAGATGGGGAAGTTCTGCCCGACCGCGACGCCCGGCGAGACCGGCAGCGTTTCCGGCTGGCGAGTCACATTCGCGGCGCACAATCTCGGCGGCAGCAACGGCGGCTGCCACCTGATCGAGGCGGCCGACCACACGATCTACGGTCTGCTATACGAACTGGACGACGCGACGCTCGCCCAGCTCGACAGCATCTCCGGGGTCGATCAGGGGATGTATAAGCAGATACCGGTGCAAGTGACAACCAGCAGCGGCGAGTCCGTGTCGGCGATTACCTATCTGATTCCAAACTCGCAAGGCGACTTTCAGCCATCGGCAAACTACGTCCGCCCAATCCTCAAGGGCGCAACCAACTGCGATCTCCCTGCGGAATATCAGGCTGAGATCACCGCACTTGTCGAAAGGTCAGTTGCGCGCTAG
- a CDS encoding M14 family metallopeptidase — translation MSDGVQMPTPESVLGYQMGTPRRLPDWGEIVDFFEQLAAASDRIVVERLGESTQGRPYIAVYVSAAENLARRDELRGTLNQLYDPRGRDAGDDESLVESGKVTAFLLCTQHSNEIGAALMTLELASDLAAADDPDSLEVLDNVITVIIPSHNPDGHQMIVEWYRQWLGTEYEGQSMPWLYHHYVGHDNNRDWFMLTQVESRLYADLHNRERPQLVFDMHQMGRDGARFMVPPFIDPLDPNQDPVIQQGFGDLGTAIATRLTAAGKSGVGTNIIFDNYSPSLAYGNYHGSVDILSEAASCRLATPVDVPEDKLKAEGGFDPKVRTWNHPLPWKGGEWTLRDIVEYDKLAALAFLEHAARNRRQWLRNYAGIMRRMVERENGPYAFLVPAEQHDPGAAYDLLETLRRGDVEIEQATADFAADGVRYPAGTTVIRLAQPAGNFVKTLLEMQSYPDLRRWPDGPPLPPYDIAGHTLPLQMGVQAVQVDAQFEVALEPSDVRAPEGQVSGQGQYGWHFSAKRNGSVRALYRLLANSASVYRLIERHGRLAAGTYLVRDVEQAYVEAVARETGVDLVGIDTPIEVQVVRQSLPRLGIYQSWKPSIDEGWLRWIFDDYGIPYETLHNADIRQGGLSERFDVILLPEQSAKDMFEGNPEKNQYQEPYPPEYVGGLGRVGADALAAFAEQGGTLVALDAASRFVMHHIHPPVRNVVEGLSNEEFYCPGSLLRILVDTNHPLGWGMKRQEVALFIKSPVFTGTRGDEARLVARYPEYEPNLSGWILGADKLAGKGALAEVAVGEGRAILFGFRPQFRGQSRGSYRFLFNAIARGGQGEPEQITFGA, via the coding sequence GTGAGCGACGGAGTGCAGATGCCGACACCGGAGTCGGTGTTGGGATATCAGATGGGAACCCCGCGACGACTGCCGGACTGGGGCGAGATCGTTGATTTCTTCGAACAGTTGGCGGCGGCGTCGGATCGCATCGTTGTCGAGCGGCTGGGCGAGTCCACGCAGGGGCGACCGTACATCGCGGTCTACGTCTCGGCTGCCGAGAACCTGGCGCGCCGTGACGAGCTACGCGGCACGCTGAACCAACTGTATGACCCGCGCGGACGCGATGCGGGTGACGACGAATCGTTGGTTGAGTCCGGCAAGGTGACGGCGTTTCTGCTCTGCACCCAGCACTCCAACGAAATCGGCGCGGCGCTCATGACCCTGGAGCTGGCCAGCGATCTGGCGGCAGCCGACGACCCGGACAGTCTTGAAGTGCTGGACAACGTCATCACGGTCATCATCCCCTCACACAACCCGGACGGGCACCAGATGATCGTCGAGTGGTATCGGCAGTGGCTCGGCACGGAGTACGAAGGCCAGTCGATGCCGTGGCTCTATCACCACTACGTCGGCCACGACAACAATCGTGACTGGTTCATGCTGACTCAGGTGGAATCGCGCCTGTACGCCGACCTCCACAATCGCGAGCGGCCACAACTCGTCTTCGACATGCACCAGATGGGTCGCGATGGCGCACGCTTCATGGTGCCACCATTTATCGATCCGCTCGACCCGAACCAGGACCCGGTCATCCAGCAGGGCTTTGGCGATCTCGGCACGGCCATCGCCACGCGCCTGACGGCGGCCGGCAAGAGTGGTGTTGGGACGAACATCATCTTCGACAACTACTCGCCATCGCTCGCCTACGGCAACTACCACGGCAGCGTCGATATCCTCTCTGAGGCCGCTAGCTGTCGGTTGGCGACACCGGTGGACGTGCCCGAAGACAAGCTGAAGGCTGAAGGTGGGTTCGATCCGAAGGTGCGCACATGGAATCATCCGCTGCCGTGGAAGGGCGGCGAATGGACGCTGCGCGACATTGTTGAGTACGACAAGCTAGCCGCCCTCGCCTTCCTGGAGCACGCGGCGCGAAACCGGCGGCAGTGGCTGCGCAACTACGCCGGGATCATGCGACGAATGGTCGAGCGTGAGAACGGGCCTTACGCGTTCCTCGTTCCGGCCGAGCAGCACGATCCCGGTGCAGCTTACGACCTGCTTGAGACGCTGCGTCGTGGCGACGTCGAGATTGAGCAGGCGACTGCGGACTTCGCCGCAGACGGCGTTCGCTATCCCGCAGGCACGACCGTCATTCGCTTGGCGCAACCGGCCGGAAACTTCGTCAAGACGCTGCTGGAGATGCAGAGCTATCCCGACCTGCGGCGCTGGCCCGATGGCCCTCCGCTGCCGCCCTATGACATCGCCGGTCACACGTTGCCGCTGCAGATGGGTGTGCAGGCGGTCCAGGTCGATGCGCAGTTTGAGGTTGCACTTGAGCCGTCCGATGTCCGCGCTCCCGAAGGGCAGGTTTCTGGGCAGGGGCAGTACGGTTGGCACTTCTCGGCGAAGCGCAACGGATCGGTGCGCGCGCTGTATCGGCTGCTGGCCAATAGCGCCAGTGTCTATCGCCTGATCGAGCGTCATGGCAGGTTGGCGGCGGGCACCTACCTCGTTCGCGACGTTGAACAGGCGTACGTCGAAGCCGTGGCACGCGAGACGGGTGTCGATCTCGTTGGCATTGACACGCCGATCGAGGTGCAGGTAGTGCGGCAGTCGCTACCGAGGCTGGGCATCTACCAGTCCTGGAAGCCATCGATCGATGAGGGCTGGCTGCGCTGGATTTTCGATGACTACGGCATCCCCTACGAAACGCTGCACAACGCGGACATTCGTCAGGGCGGGCTGTCGGAGCGCTTCGACGTGATCCTCCTGCCGGAGCAGTCGGCGAAGGACATGTTCGAGGGCAATCCCGAGAAGAACCAGTATCAGGAGCCGTATCCGCCGGAGTATGTCGGCGGACTGGGAAGGGTCGGCGCGGATGCACTTGCTGCGTTCGCCGAGCAAGGCGGCACGCTCGTCGCGCTCGACGCTGCCTCGCGCTTTGTCATGCACCACATCCATCCTCCGGTGCGCAACGTGGTCGAGGGGCTGAGCAACGAGGAGTTCTACTGCCCCGGATCGTTGCTTCGCATCCTGGTGGATACGAACCACCCGCTTGGCTGGGGCATGAAGCGGCAGGAAGTCGCGCTCTTCATCAAGAGTCCGGTGTTCACCGGCACGCGGGGCGACGAGGCGCGGCTGGTGGCGCGCTATCCCGAGTACGAACCCAACCTGAGCGGCTGGATCCTCGGGGCAGACAAGCTGGCCGGCAAGGGTGCGCTGGCCGAGGTGGCAGTCGGCGAAGGCCGCGCGATCCTGTTCGGATTCCGGCCACAGTTCCGTGGCCAGTCGCGCGGCAGCTATCGATTCCTGTTCAACGCCATTGCTCGCGGCGGACAGGGCGAACCGGAGCAGATCACCTTCGGCGCGTAA
- a CDS encoding nucleoside deaminase, with the protein MSELDQQMMRQAFDVARAAASHGNRPFGALLVDAEGQILFTGENTVADDGDVTGHAETHVVRLATRALDPETLSTCTMYASTEPCPMCSAAIFMANIRRVVFGINAERLRAERGDGSAPSLQLSCAEVMARGSHPVEVTGPFLEDEALAVHQGA; encoded by the coding sequence GTGAGCGAACTCGATCAACAGATGATGCGACAAGCATTCGATGTGGCCCGCGCAGCCGCGAGCCACGGGAACCGCCCGTTCGGCGCGCTGCTCGTCGATGCAGAGGGGCAGATCCTCTTCACCGGTGAGAACACCGTTGCAGACGACGGCGACGTGACTGGCCATGCCGAGACGCACGTCGTGCGGCTCGCGACCCGCGCGCTCGACCCGGAGACACTGTCGACCTGCACGATGTACGCCAGCACTGAACCGTGCCCGATGTGCTCGGCTGCGATCTTCATGGCCAACATCCGCCGGGTCGTGTTCGGCATCAACGCCGAACGCTTACGGGCCGAGCGGGGTGACGGGAGCGCGCCATCACTCCAGCTGTCGTGTGCCGAAGTGATGGCGCGCGGGTCTCATCCCGTCGAGGTCACCGGCCCGTTCCTGGAGGACGAAGCCCTGGCCGTCCATCAGGGTGCGTGA